From the Polyangiaceae bacterium genome, one window contains:
- a CDS encoding SDR family oxidoreductase → MSDKRVLVTGAAGYVGRLVVAALAKHDDVAAVVALDVAPTPDAERAAGVSYVEMSVCDDGLSALVKEHAIDTIVHLASVLRPPKDAGDDLAYRVDVLGTRNVLDAALAGGVQKLVVTSSGAAYGYHADNPNWLDEEDPVRGNAEFAYSHHKRLIEEMLAEARAQHPELKQLIFRPGTVLGHTVNSPVTDLFERPVMLGILGSPSPFVFIWDEDVVECIIRGVLGDQTGIYNLAGDGALTPREIARVLHKPFVPVPAAVLGAALGLLRRLGKSSYGPEQVKFLQYRPVLSNARLKHEFGYEPKLTSRQAFERFVQGRRHAS, encoded by the coding sequence ATGAGCGACAAGCGCGTGCTCGTGACCGGGGCGGCCGGCTACGTCGGTCGCCTCGTGGTTGCCGCTCTCGCCAAGCACGACGACGTCGCCGCGGTCGTCGCTCTCGACGTGGCTCCGACTCCCGACGCAGAGCGTGCGGCGGGGGTCAGCTACGTCGAGATGAGTGTGTGCGACGACGGCCTGAGCGCTTTGGTGAAGGAGCACGCCATCGACACCATCGTGCACCTGGCCTCGGTGCTGCGCCCGCCCAAGGACGCCGGGGACGATCTCGCGTACCGAGTTGACGTGCTCGGTACGCGCAACGTGCTCGACGCGGCGCTTGCGGGCGGCGTGCAGAAGCTCGTCGTGACCAGCAGCGGCGCCGCCTACGGCTATCACGCGGACAACCCGAACTGGCTGGACGAAGAAGATCCGGTGCGAGGCAACGCGGAGTTCGCCTACAGCCATCACAAGCGCTTGATCGAGGAGATGCTCGCCGAGGCACGCGCTCAGCATCCCGAGTTGAAGCAGCTGATCTTTCGCCCCGGCACCGTGCTGGGGCACACCGTGAACAGTCCCGTCACCGACCTGTTCGAGCGTCCCGTGATGCTCGGCATTCTCGGCAGCCCGTCGCCCTTCGTCTTCATTTGGGATGAAGACGTCGTGGAGTGCATCATCCGCGGCGTGCTGGGAGATCAGACGGGCATCTACAATTTGGCAGGGGACGGCGCGCTCACCCCGCGGGAGATCGCGCGCGTGTTGCACAAGCCCTTCGTCCCCGTGCCCGCTGCCGTTCTCGGTGCGGCGCTCGGACTGCTGCGTCGCCTAGGCAAATCCTCCTACGGCCCGGAGCAGGTGAAGTTTCTGCAGTATCGTCCCGTGCTCAGCAACGCGCGCCTCAAGCACGAGTTCGGCTACGAACCGAAGCTCACCTCGCGCCAAGCCTTCGAGCGCTTCGTTCAGGGCCGCCGGCATGCATCGTAG